A part of Paenibacillus sp. sptzw28 genomic DNA contains:
- a CDS encoding sirohydrochlorin chelatase, producing the protein MLMKPGVLVISHGSREADWVRLVDEAVETVGRSVRWPLAGGRASAAADEAGKKAAPTDEAGEKPTLPGDADGKLDSSGDPTEGTLVDDGLPVPVVSSFLEIVEGRLIQDGIDRLEAEGVTDLYVLPLFVSSGSTHVDDIAQAFGQPPVSAERTGELEPFRISSRTRVHFGAPIDDDPVIAELLYSNIRELSESPARESLLLIAHGASDAVFQERWRRGMTQLARRLRELGGFAHAEIAMLLPDEAASKLQALTQQRPDEAVIVVPLFLSSGYFTRTVIPSRLGELPYRYNGRAMLPHPCVLRWMERQIGPWLAGLASD; encoded by the coding sequence ATGCTTATGAAGCCAGGGGTGCTTGTGATCAGCCACGGCTCGCGCGAGGCGGACTGGGTGCGGCTTGTGGATGAAGCGGTGGAGACGGTGGGCCGCTCGGTGCGGTGGCCTTTGGCGGGCGGCAGGGCTTCGGCGGCAGCCGATGAAGCGGGTAAGAAGGCGGCCCCGACGGATGAAGCGGGCGAGAAGCCGACTCTGCCGGGTGATGCGGATGGAAAGCTGGACTCGTCCGGCGATCCGACTGAAGGGACATTGGTTGACGACGGCTTACCGGTTCCCGTCGTTTCCTCGTTCCTCGAAATCGTAGAAGGACGGCTTATACAGGATGGAATTGATCGGCTCGAAGCGGAAGGCGTGACGGATTTATACGTCCTTCCGCTCTTTGTTTCGTCCGGCAGCACCCATGTGGACGATATTGCCCAGGCGTTCGGCCAGCCTCCGGTATCTGCGGAGCGGACGGGGGAGCTGGAGCCGTTCCGTATAAGCAGCCGAACTCGGGTGCATTTCGGAGCGCCGATCGACGACGATCCGGTTATTGCGGAGCTGCTGTACTCGAATATCCGCGAGCTGTCGGAATCACCTGCACGGGAATCGCTGCTGCTGATCGCGCATGGCGCCAGCGATGCGGTCTTCCAAGAACGCTGGCGTCGGGGGATGACCCAGCTCGCGAGGCGGCTGCGGGAGCTTGGCGGCTTCGCCCATGCGGAGATCGCAATGCTGCTGCCGGATGAGGCGGCGAGCAAGCTGCAGGCGCTCACGCAGCAGCGGCCGGATGAGGCGGTAATCGTAGTGCCGCTGTTTCTGAGCAGCGGATATTTTACACGAACGGTAATACCTTCAAGACTTGGAGAGCTTCCGTACCGATACAATGGCAGGGCGATGCTTCCGCATCCATGCGTGCTGCGATGGATGGAGCGGCAAATCGGACCGTGGCTTGCCGGGCTGGCGAGTGATTAG
- a CDS encoding YerC/YecD family TrpR-related protein, translating into MQLKKLNDKTIDQLFEAVLTLKTVEECYIFFDDLCTVNEIQSLSQRLEVARMLGKGSTYNQIEAETGASTATISRVKRCLNYGNDGYKMALERSGR; encoded by the coding sequence ATGCAGCTTAAGAAGCTCAACGATAAGACGATCGACCAGCTGTTTGAGGCGGTTTTGACGCTGAAGACGGTGGAGGAATGTTATATTTTTTTCGACGATTTATGTACGGTGAATGAAATTCAGTCGTTGTCGCAGCGTCTTGAAGTGGCGCGGATGCTGGGCAAGGGCTCGACCTATAATCAGATCGAAGCGGAGACGGGCGCCAGCACGGCGACTATATCGCGGGTGAAGCGGTGCCTCAACTACGGCAACGACGGGTACAAAATGGCGCTGGAGCGCTCGGGGCGATAG